CTCCTTTAAACTAGATATACGAGCACATGCTTTATTACAAATATCGCAGACATAAGGTTTATCTTTTGTATGAATACTCAAATGGTGTCTTAATATAGTTCTTGTATTGAATGTTTTATTACAGACTTCACAtacataaggtttttcttttgtatgaatgcgTGTGTGCACCTTTAAATTACTTCTTCTTTTGAATGCTTTACCACAAGTTTCACATACATGTGGTTTCAAGTTCGAATGACAAGATAAATGACTATTAAACGCTGTTCTATTACTACAGTTTAATCCACATATTTCGCACTGAAATGTTCCTTCTCTCTGAAGAACCGGTGAATGTTTCTTTTGTTCTTCTTCCATATTTAATTCTACTTCACATATATAGCGCAGTTTTCTCTGAAAAGAATAGATGATTGCTTATTCCTTGtacttttctttgtaaatatttcgtCAAATTTTTCCGTAGCTGAAATTTTGCATCTCAGTGAAAAACTAAATAcattaatacttttctttttaatataataaatttcacccTTCAGAATGAAATATCTATATCTCGGGATTTCATAACCATTCTTTAGATTTTGTTCTTcgactaaatataaaaatttagacattaaattgtattcaaTGACGATAATCCCAAATATTCAAAAGATAGTTCTAtctctcaattattttttttaccgcATTCCTTCTAAAAAGATTTCTATCAGCATTCTCTAAATGTTGAATATTTCAGTTcttcatatttcttctttaatgattattaaaaacacaGCTTTGGATTTTGATGATATACAAAAGGCTCAAACAATTGCTTATTAAACAAAAAACCTTACTTGTAATGACTCGTAACCTTCTAAAAGTTGTAAAAAAGATGTCTTGTTGTTAATCTTAAAGGTAAACAGTGCAGGCTATAAAGGGATAAATTCCGTTATTCGAATCCGCTATTAATCAGaggttgttttttaaaatttcggtgTCATATAATAATATCGGTTAAATGAGAAATTCCCTTCTTATAACCGCAGAAGTTGTCTCAGGTATTTTTGTATGAAGTCCCGAAGCatagtaagagaaaaaaattgttttaaataatgattttattgtgTCTTTGTGTATAATCTTTGCGAAGGTTGCATTAATATGAGTACAAGTTTGCACTGTCTCTATAGTTTTCATATATGCCTCGATCACAGACCTTATTTTCTTTTCCGCTTTTGCATCaaattagtaaagaaatatactttttgttttttaacctaattaaagtatttctaaatatgGTCTAAATCTCTATATAGTATCTGGCcctatttatcatatttatatataaacacattCTTCTATGTATTACCAGAGCTGCGACGAATCGAGATTAGAAGTTTTaacaataagaattttagactATTCGATCTCCTGCCTAAAGGAAGATCAGGCTATACAATAGCTGCCCTGAGGAAGATCCATCTTTCAATGCACAGTTCTTCTTAGGGGCTATTGCTTATTCCCTAAAAGTGATGAAATCCTAATCTTTGTGATTCCGTAAGTGAGGATGTTTGAACGTTGATCATTATTCTGTTGttgtttaaagtgaaaaatattatactgcttgaatttgttaaaatggaaggttgtatataaatttagaattcatatgTTTTCAGCATTAGATTTATTGTATCAagcaatgcaaaataaattttaattatactattttttcttactagaaattaatttcttcgaatatttttgtagaaatgaaAGTGGAAGCCAAAGCCTGTGATGTTTCATTATGTtgtaattaacattataaaacaaaatccCATTGCAATGATCGCTgctttgaaattgtatttaaaatgtggaTGATGAAAGCGACAGTCAAAATTCTAGAATAATTAACGATTTAAGAACTAATTGttgataattacattaaatttttttttctatttacccaaagaattaaacttattattcaaaataattttaaaattatcacatcATTACTAATTAAGTGAtggttattatataatttaaaggtttgaaattaaaaatagtgaaacTATTGGTAGTAGAATCgcctcaaaattcatttttgtcgGCACATTACAACTGAGTTGGgatttggaaaataattcagcttaattttgCAAAGATCTGATAAGGTACTTCAAGGTAAAATGATATCTGGTCTGAAATACTAGAGTTCTCTACCCCCTAACcttttatcgaaataaaatttccatgtaaattttttaaaagtttaggttttggaatttttattatctctttgctttaaatatatatttattccaaatataagTTTAACTTTCAAAGTGATAATTCAAAAGGAACCAggctagacatatgaaatttagcATTAGACTTTCGAAGCAAAATATTTCACCAGCACAATATTGGGATATAGCCAGTAGAAATGAACTATAACTGTCTGTCCCTCCATGCTCCCGCAAAGgtaataaaaaatcaaacagtCTTATACATTTAATCTGACTAGAAGCTATGTCACAAATGTGGCCCAAATCCATCAATGTGATAAATATCGATTGAGTTATATATTCGCGAAAAGACTGATGAAAAATCACGAGAAGTTTAGATATAATGATGATACTTTTGAAATTCAGCTATCAAAGTATCAATGTCTTGTTTTTGGACTTAATTTACCGTTGGGaatagtgttaatttatattaactaaCAAACACAAACAACAGGCTATACCGATGAGACATGCTGGTCTTGACGCCGAAATTTTAGAAACACCttccattttgaattaattattaaaaagagataTTAGCGAATTACTCGAAAATCAAACCATATTCTTTGGACTTGAAAATCATggaaaaaatacaagaatatttttttatcataaaaaccattttatacaaatattaaataagaaattaaattgaaatgaattaatagttattaaaaatcacagtttactaaatataattttttttaaaaaaatgagatatatgTCTAGTTTCCTTTCGGAAgcatattactttatatttttgcgCTGAAACATAAACgaggattaatttttaataagtaaacaaaaaaaaatccggaaAATTCGAAACAGGCGATAGCATTCATACGTGATGCTCTCAAGTCATATCAGAAttatatgaattctaaaataaataagaaggatgcagaatagaataaaaaagctgttttattttaacaacaaaatagaTTAAAACAATTATGTGCCAAGGCTGGATAAGAAGGAATACGACAAAATAAGAAAGCATTCGTTATATTCTTTTCTACAACAGCAGATCAACTAAAACCTCAAATAAATGTGCCTGCtctgttaaatatttcttaaaattcgaaCAAGTAATAAGCATTTGGCTCATTTTAAATCAACTGCTAAATTGTGGAATTTTTAGATGCAAACACCATGCAGACGAAAATGTTTTATAGCATATTATAGTTTACCCTAGACtttcagtgaaataaatttttaaagaatttattttttctgtctgggtctttttttatttcccaagGATTTTCAACACCCGAAAGTTCTTTCACACAAATTCGGAgacaaaaatggcaaataaaaaaataatacaaaacattaGGTTACATTATATTTATCTCGACAATGTTTATTCGCTTTTCAACAAGAAAACATCTTTGCACAACAGGCGGAAAATGctaacaaagatttttttctgcTCACTTCTGTAGTTTAGTTTAATTGTAATAACGTCCCattttaaggcaacactagggctattttgggaaggacctcgtaaatTTTGAACCcagtcagatgaagaggacggcACCTGAGTCTGGACCCcatctctctccaaacttcctcaccacaccagcgggaggatattTGCCCAAGATgaatttagcgtgcaccagaaccgcttacacgacggttcatcgGTGGAATGGGGCTTCGAATCCGGTTCcgtagccgagaccttaccaccacaTGTCTGCGGCCAGCTCCGTTCTACCGCTTTTGAATCGCAATATTCGACCAAACGAATCGGATTTCTGTTCCATATAGAATTTAATTGCCCTTTTCGGCTGTTGATTAATTATGCTGTCAAATCAGCATAAGCTCAAACAATAGATTTCgtcttttatttcgaaaaataatagtATGCAAGATTTTTGCGTACTACACAGTTTCTATCTAGAATCATCTATGATGTGGAGCACTTTATCAGTATGCATCGAACCCCTTTATATTACAAGAGAATAATTACatgttttaagaatattcaaCTTTCACTTCGATTTCAAATACCATGAAATGGCTGCCATGGTTGTATAGAATATATTATGCTGCTCCGAGGACTTATTCCGGTCTTAACAGAAATGCTGAAGCCAAAAACGTCAATCTTTCAGCAGCGGTGATGCGACTGCTTGACATGAAAACTGTATAATGTTTCGCCcaatgtttgtttcattttctcgAAACTACTACTTTTCGATGATTCTACCTCGTGAAGTTGTGGGATGTGAAAGGATGGgccatttccggaattcttcatcagtctttgaccttgatttcagcgctattaaatactttttcgttCGGATTTTTTTCTAGATGGATGTCCGTATCGAGTCGTTTCTGGCCGGACtattttattgcaattcaaaattgCTTGTTTGCATGGTTGgtttaaattacagaaaagcTTTTAAGAGTTAcacgaagaatattttatacaaatcaatAAAGGTGATCTAGATTATCTAccattgttttgtttctttttcgtTATTATATGCTTTCGGCTCTCTTCGTGTTTTCCCGACGAAATTgcaacaattttgaaattcttttttagatGCTATAATTCCGAAatatatactattaaatattaagagGAATACGAAATAGTTTTACAAAACAGACTGAAAGACCGTTTTTATCACAGGGATGCAATATCatatcgtaaaaatatttaaagttcgCTATTGTTTTAAACATAGTTAAATAACCTCCACGAttctataaaacatattttctttctcaGAACTCTTTTTCAGGTCCTAACAGAAACGGTGCAGCAGAGGTGATAACCTtacttgcatattttaaataattgtcatcTACGCTGCTAATGTTACTCCTCTGTGCATCATCTACTGCTActcctaaaaataaattccacacaaaaaaatttagtttcttattaTAAGCTTATAAACAGAATATACTGTAATTGATATTTTCAGATCAGAGATCCCTgaacactaaataaatatttatttaaaatcatgccTTGAAAAGCGCTTATCCCAAAACGCAAAGTGCAAAATAGAAGAAATCTAGTGCGCAATAATCTGAGTcgaattgtattaaattttggagaaaatcaTTTAAGCAGAAATATGTATCTATTCCATTCAGtgattgcaacaaaaaaaattaaacgagacATGTGGATGAATTTActgcattgttttattattatatatgtattaattttcgtAAATAATCGATTGACAAGTACACATTCTGTTGATCTCGAATCCTTATGCTCGGAgattgaactttattattttattgaattaaatctgtGTAACTGCCTTTCgactttatttattatagaatagtCTGCTAATCTGTCTGCTTGAAATTATTTAGCAGGGTTCACACGGGGCCAAATATTGTCTGTGATGGAAGGTCAAGCCTACTTCAGTAAGTTCGTGTAActgcaatgggacaatggcaaacaGTTGTTCAGATGAGACAACCATTTGAACCCTGCttcagtatcaaatttttgaaccaTTCAGCCAATGGATGCAAAATTTATGATACGAAAAACGCATAatgtctttttcaaaatttatgcaaGATGCTTTGACCTCGCATATCATGGAAAAATGAATGGATTCATGCGTActgaaatcaacaaaaatattcttgtCGGATTTTTATTAgctatatacaaatatttttaaaaactttgaaatatatttactaataaacttaatacaaattaagtttaaacattaaaaaaaatttggtatgagaattacttaaatttaccTCTTGTTCTACTCtaacttgaaaaaatttaagcaaggatttaattcttttctaagcTTAGCAAAAACTTTCATTGGAATATTTGAACGCAGACATTGCATTCGTATACATActtaatattgtgaaaatatagcAATATATCACTGCTAGAATGTATAAGACACACGCAGGAtagattataaaaacatttatttaaaacaaaatttggattAAGATCATTATCACAATAAGAAGAGCTTTACAATCATGTATAACGTAGTAATGAATGTTATGGCATTGAAATGCAATCAATATTTACCCTATCTTAAAACAGTTGATGGAGGTAAATGTGAAAAAATCGAAGGTTTCCTTAAAATCCCGATGATGAAGATTGTATATATGAGATGATTTCAGCCTATATATAAGTCAGTAGTTGAATGGGATATACGTTGTCAAAGCAGATTTCGAATGTAATTATTATCTTTACACAGCATTTATTCCAAGAAGTTATCCAGATATAATATACTATTACCATCCATGAGGATTGCGGCATCCGAGAAAGACTGACTTCTGCAATTTCATCCAGTGGAGTTTCTAATGGAAATAGAgaaacttaaaatgaataaaaaatattacaaaaacacaATGGACTTTTACATAGGAAAACACCACATTAAAAATACTCAATTAcagaacttaattaaaaataaaatcctcgaaattctcaatattgatattttatcaattatttctcTGGTACAATTATTaacgaaaataaatatgaaagcaaaTCTACATATAGTCTTCTATTTGGATTTTTCTTGTGTTATTCCATGTTCttgttatttaagaataatttttggttGACATGATAAAGAGTATAATATTTATCACATTacatgcatataattttatatgattatcCTCTTATGGGAAAAATGCCTACAAAATCACTTCAGATGAGGAATCACTTCAGCATTACAGCAATTTTTAAAcgctaattattatatttgattgcAAATGATTAATCTTCTTCAGAAATATCTCTAAATATGATAGAGAGTAGACGATAGCAATGCTTTGAAAAAGAGAGGTGCACGGTCTTATGTAATGAAGAAACATGCTGGCTAATCAACTAAACTCGCATTAAGAAGTGCCATTATGCAGTATtgatgtgataaaataatttatcattaattttctaaaattgtaaaaaaatctatgattattGCAATTGTCACAGTTAAATCTTGCAACCACCAACCTTTTAGCAATCTCccaaattttagaacttttagaTCATTTCCTCGAAAAACTGAGATATGAATCATGAAATTGTCTGAGTGTACAAgaatacaagcaaaaaaaaatttttagagcaATTGCATTAAATCGGCAGCCTTAACATCATCTTAAATTCTAACTTGTATTTGTGACAtcaattgaaacttttttatctAAGAATGTGTTTGTGTGATTCAATTTTCgtaaatatgtaagaaaaaagttattgatATTAGCGTTCGAAATAAAATGATCAGAATGGATTATAAATGTTTTGTTCATACCAATAAATAATGGCTATCATATATGTATCAATATTAATTGAGAAATAGAAAtgagttgcttttttttaaaatttcagtcaattgtcaaaattttgggtacctaatcttataaaattttcgggGGAGTTTTTAGAAAGAGAATCCATAGCAATCTCATGCATCCTATGCTTATTTTCCAGATACACGCAGCATCTTCTTTTCTAAAGAGGTTTCATGATTCTAAATTAAAGTCTTTTACGAAAGAAATCAACATTAACCAGAAAGGATTGATAACAATTTTAAGCGCgcataataattttgcaaaatctgGAAATACCCTACAGATTCAAGAGTTTCTCTCAACCACCATGTGATAAGAACTCATGTTCGAGCCTCTTGTCTAAATCCATAAAATTAAGTGTAAAGAACAtagaaaaaatcaatcaaaaattattttaaaaggctaagttaaaaaaatgctaaattgtgttcaataataattaatacatctatgctgaaaaaattttcatcaaattaataactaattgcattaaatatttactagGCTGTACGATTTTGAGTAAAATTGCCCTCAATATAAAGCATCAAACTATTATTGTTATGCAGCATCTAATTTCCAATTACAAATTTGAACATACTCATTTAGTACAAGATATCTCGAACAAATAAccgaatatataaatattagaaattaattaaacgtcaaataattaaactaaatcaatAAATTGATGCCCACACAGTCtaagaaacatattttcataattcatatattatttaaaattaattaatgttagtATCCATCATTTGGAAATGAATCTAAATAGCTTAAATAACTTTATcacataaataacaataattgcaATCTGAATGGTAAAACATTACCTGTTCTGCACTGGACTTTCGACTCACAATTTGTATCCTCTGATTCGAAACTGACGCAGCCTGTGCTTTATAATGTCCAGTTCTCATTGATCATGTTTACTTTGTGCTTAAGAATCGCGCTTATTCATcattttcccattttcttttttaaaagcaatctCTTTGCGGGTTGCTACAATATAATGAATTCCAGGTAATGATaagttaaataatgttttaaaataactgatgtattgaaataaaattcatgcaaaaaagCTTCAcaggttaaatttctttttctgcatGAGTGCGTGAATGTCTacttaaattgtttctttttcatgaaTGCTTTTTCACAAACGTCACAGacataaaacttttctttttttatgcgtACCTAAATGTCTTCTGAAATTAGATTTATCGATGAATTTATTACCACAGATTTCACAAACATAAGGTTGTTCTTTCGTATGAATGCGCAAATGTGTTCTTAAGTTAGATAATTGTGAGAAAGGCTTTTCACAGACTTCACAGACATAAGGCTTTTCCTTCAAATGAACACGTAAATGTTTCGTTAAAGTGCCTCTTTGGGTGAACGCTTTACTACAAACTTCACAAACATAAGGTTGTTCTTTCGTATGAATGCGCAAATGTGTTCTTAAGTTAGATAATTGTGAGAAGGGCTTTTCACAGACTTCACAGACATAAGGCTTTTCCTTCGAATGAACACGTAAATGTTTCGCTAAATTGCCTCTTTCGGTGAATGCTTTACTACAAACTTCACAAACATAAGGTTGTTCTTTCGTATGAATGCGCAAATGTGTTCTTAAGTTAGATAAATGTGAGAAAAGCTTTTTACAGACTTCACAGACATAAGGCTTTTCCTTCGAATGAACACGTAAATGTTTCGCTAAATTACCTCTTTCGGTGAATGCTTTACTACAAACTTCACAAACATAAGGTTGTTCTTTCGTATGAATGCGCAAATGTGTTCTTAAGTTAGATAAATGTGAGAAAAGCTTTTTACAGACTTCACAGACATAAGGCTTTTCCTTCGAATGAACACGTAAATGTTTCGCTAAAGTGACTCTTTGGGAGAACGCTTTACTACAAACTTCACAAACATAAGGTTGTTCTTTCGTATGAATGCGCAAATGTGTTCTTAAGTTAGATAATTGTGAGAAAGGCTTTTCACAGACTTCACAGACATAAGGCTTTTCCTTCGAATGAACACGTAAATGTTTCGCTAAAGCGCCTCTTTGGGTGAACGCTTTACGACAAActtcacaaacatacggtttttCTCTTGTGTGGAtacttaaatggaattttaatgaatttctttgcGAAAACTGTTTGACGCAGTATTCAAAAACGTAAGGTTGTTCTTTTGTATGAATGCGTAAATGTACCTTTAAATTAGACATACTAGCGAATTCTTGATTACAGACTGCACAGACATAAGGTTTCTCTTTTGTATGGATATGGTAGTGTTGCGTTAATGTATTTCTGCTCTTGAACGCTTTACTACAGACTTCACATACATAAGGCTTTTCTTTCATATGAACGcttgtatgcatttttaaatgacttCTTCGTTTGAACGCTTTTCCACAAGTTTCGCATACGTGTggttttaaatatgaatgacaaGATAAATGCCTATTTAAAGCTTTTGCATTACTGCAGTTTAATCCACAtaattcaaactgaaattttCCTTCTTTCAGAGAAACCGGCGAATGTTTCTTTAGTTCTTTCTCCATATTTAATTCTACTCCACACACATGCAATACGTAAATTTTTCCTGATATGACCAGATGATACCTAAATACTCGTACTTTCCAATGAAAATATTTCGTCAAATGTTTTCGAATCGTAAATTTTTCATCTCAGTGAAAAACCGAATGCtttattatgtcatttttatatattgcattatattcTTCAGATTGAAATATCTATATCTCGTGATTTGAAAAACTTCGGTCTATCCAGTCATTAGAAATTGTTCTTtggctaaatataaaaaaatcatttaattgaattcaatgaCGATAAtcctaattattcaaaaatagtcCTATcgctcaattattttttttactgcattccttctaaaaatatttcaatcagtattatctaaattttaaatagtttagttCTCCATACgtcttttttatgattattaaaaacacagcttttgatttttaagattaaaaagagtttggaatatttacttatttaaaaaaccCTTACTTGTAACGACTCCTAACTTTTTCAAACTTGTAGAATTTATGTTTTGACCTGTTATTAATCTTCAATGTAAACGCTGCGGGATATAATGGAACAAATTCTGTTATTCCAATTCGCTATCAAGCAGACCTTCTATGTGAAAATTTAcgtttcatataataatatcagTTAACTGAGAACTTTTCTTCTTGTAACCGCAGAAATTCTTTGAGCAATTATTGTATGCAATTTCCGAAgcataataagagaaaaaatttgttttgaataatgaTTTCATGTCGTCTCTCGGTATAATCTTTGCGAAGGTCGGGTTAATGGTAATTTTTACTGTGTCTATGGTTTTCACACATCTTTCGATCATagaccttattttattttaagtctttGTATCAAATTAGTTTAGAACATCGTCTGTTATGTACTGGTTGTCCATTTTGTAGGATTCTAGCACTTAATATCTATACCGTTAGATAGATAGAATTACATATTCAGTCAGAAAAGTGTTCTGTAagaagtaaagaattatattttttgttttaggCTTAATTAAAGTATTCTTAAAGATGGCCCAAATATCTATACAGTGCGAGTTATAGAagctttaaatataacaattttagaatattcgATCTTCTGCCTTGAGGAAGAACCATATTTCAATACCCAGTTCTCTTGTCGGGCTATCGCTTATatcctaaaaataatgaaattctaagtATTATGATTATATCGCTGCGGTGTTttgaaagatgaatatttttttgctgCAGTTTAAGATGAAAAacattatattgattaaatttgctaaaatcgggatatggcataaaaatttagaattcataagttttgaaaatcAGATTTATTGTATCAAATAAGATTAAATACGTTTCATTTAACTGTTTTTCGTACTAGAAATGAATGGTTTCGCTTATTTTTTTGTAGAAACAAATGATAGGGCTAGTGCTTGTGATGTTTCAATATATTGTAACTAGTTTCATAAAACACAATCCCTTTGCAATAATCGCCCATTCGAAATCGTATTTAAAATGAAGACAATCAAAATTCTAGATGATTAATTAgtgttttaataactaaataataataattacatgagaaattttttatatttttcaaaagaatgaaacctatttgctgaaaaaaagtaaaaattatcccATCATTACTAATTAAGTGATGATTACTAATATAaccgaaatttttgaaatttagaaatggtGAAACTATTCATAATAGAATCCCATCA
Above is a genomic segment from Argiope bruennichi chromosome 1, qqArgBrue1.1, whole genome shotgun sequence containing:
- the LOC129972355 gene encoding zinc finger protein 569-like — its product is MSNLKVHLRIHTKEQPYVFEYCVKQFSQRNSLKFHLSIHTREKPYVCEVCRKAFTQRGALAKHLRVHSKEKPYVCEVCEKPFSQLSNLRTHLRIHTKEQPYVCEVCSKAFSQRVTLAKHLRVHSKEKPYVCEVCKKLFSHLSNLRTHLRIHTKEQPYVCEVCSKAFTERGNLAKHLRVHSKEKPYVCEVCKKLFSHLSNLRTHLRIHTKEQPYVCEVCSKAFTERGNLAKHLRVHSKEKPYVCEVCEKPFSQLSNLRTHLRIHTKEQPYVCEVCSKAFTQRGTLTKHLRVHLKEKPYVCEVCEKPFSQLSNLRTHLRIHTKEQPYVCEICGVAVDDAQRSNISSVDDNYLKYASKVITSAAPFLLGPEKEF